The genomic window GATTAGCTGATCCGGACAGTCAATCCTGCCGAATCACTCCCCAGCCGGGGGAGTGATTCGGCATCGTCCATCCCCATCCCCATCCCCATCGTTGTCGTTATCGTAATCGTTGTCGTTGTCGTAATCGCAATCGTAATCGCGATCCCCGACCCTCTCCCTGCAATCCTGCGCAAACGTCATCCAACCATGATGATCTCGCAGAAAGTCCAAAAATCTCCTTCCATGTTCAGGCCGGGAACTCTCCCAAAATTGGGGATACAGCGACTGTTTACGAGTCCATCAACCATGGATCGGTTACGGATTCATCCAGATGGATTGTTGCCGGGAATGCCCACCGGATTTCAGGGATGGCCTTCCTCACGCCGGAAGGCGAATCCCCTGTTGACGGCAGATGCAAATGTGCTCTATATAGCGAAAGGGTGCCTGGATTCAGCAGTGGATGTCGTCTTTTCCATTTCAGCAAGAGGGGGACGTGTATCATGAAATTCCGTCATGCCAAGATGGGCCTTGTTCTGGGTTTGTTGCCGATTGCTGCCGTTCTTTTCTCGTGTGCGTCAAAACAAGCTCCTGCACCGGAAATCCTGAACCCGCCTCCGATCATTCCCCAATATACCAAAATGGACAGTTACGGGTATGTGCTGCCCGATACGACGGTCAATTGGATCCTGGTTCGGGATAATTTCACGGGGCTCGTCTGGGAAGTGAAACGAAACCGGGACGGGGTGAAGAATTATGCCGACCCGCACGATGCGGACAACACGTACACGTGGTATGACCCAGCCCAGGACAAGACCAACGGGGCCACAGGCATCAGTACCGAAGGAATGGATACGAAAGCCTTTATCGATTCGCTCAATGCCTCCCGCCTTGGCGGTTACGGCGATTGGCGGCTTCCCACCAACGAGGAATTCTGGACCCTCTCGGAGCTGGGCCGGAACACCCTGGCGCTCAATCCCGCCTATTTCCCCACCGTTGTGAATTCCTTTTACTGGACTGCGGAGACGGATAGCGGCAACCCCGTCCTGGCCTGGGGCGTCAGCATGGGAAGCGGTTACGGCTCCTTCAGGCACAAGGGCAACCCCGGGTATGCCATGGCTGTTCGTGGCATGATCCGCAAGGAATGGTACGAGCAATTCCATCCCAAGACATCCAAATGATTGCCATGACGAAACTGATTGTCGAATTCCTGGGGCTGACGACGCTGTCCAAGGCGATCGGAAAATCCATCGTGATCGAACTGCCTGAAGGCAGCACGGTCTCCGATATCTTTCCCTGGCTGACTTCCCGATTCGGAAAGAAGGCGGCCAGCGCGCTGCTCGAACCTTCGGGACAGGTGGATGACACCATTCAGGTGATCGTCAATGACGAAGGCTTTCTGAAGCGCGAATTGTGGGGCGGGCGTTTGTTGCGGAACGGGGATACCATCAAATTGATGCTGCTGGTTGGCGGAGGATGATATGGCAAGAGTTGCGGTCGTCGGGGCGACAGGATATGCCGGAGCGGAGTTGATCCGGATTCTTGCCGGTCACCCGGGTGTGGAATTGCGCCTGATTACGTCCAGACAATATGCGGGTGTGCCCATCGACAGCGTCTATCCCGCTTTTCACAAACGGGTCGATCTGGTTTGTGAAGCCTACGATAGCGACCGGGTGTGCCGGGAAGCGGATGTCGTGTTTACGGCCCTTCCCCATCAATTGCCGATGGGCATCATTCCGGAGCTGATCGGCAATGGGAAGCGGGTCATCGATCTGTCCGCGGATTTCCGGTTTCGGGATCAGGCGCGCTATGAAACCTTCTATCAGCCGCATACGGCCCCGGATCTGCTTGCACAGGCCGTTTATGGCCTGAGTGAATGGAACAGGGAGCTTATTCGGTCCGCCCGGCTCATCGGGAATCCCGGATGCTACCCCACGAGCATCCTGCTGCCCCTGTTGCCGTTGCTGAAAGCCGGTCTGATCGATTCCCGGGGAATCATTGCCGATTCCAAATCGGGTGTCAGCGGGGCAGGCCGATCGGCTTCCATAGGCAGTCTCTATTGCGAAGTGGCGGAGTCCTTCAAGGCTTACAAAGTGGGAAATCACCGCCACAACCCGGAGATCGACGAGGTTCTGAGCCTGTCGGTAGATGAAAACATTCACGTCACCTTCATTCCCCATCTGCTGCCGATGAGCCGGGGCATGCTCTCCACGATCTATGTGACGGTGCGCCCCGGAGTCGATGAGCAGGCCGTGCGTAACTGTCTGGAGGCGGCCTACCGGGACTGTCCTTTTATCCGCATCCTGGGTCCGAAAAAGCAGCCCGACACCCGATGTGTCCGCGGCACCAATTTCTGTGATATTGGATGTTATCTCGATGAGAAGCATCATCGGCTCGTGCTCACATCCGTTATCGACAACCTCGTGAAGGGTGCATCCGGTCAGGCCATACAGAACATGAACCTGATGATGGGGTATCCGGAAACCATGGGGCTGGATGCCGTTGCCTATCCCCTGTAAATTTTCGGGGGGCCGCCGCGCTGCAGATGTAAAACCGTGGACAATGACGGATTTGGGCGAACGCCGGGAGTTCTCTCTTCCGTTGATCAAACGGGATGTGCGCCTTGCCAAAGGCCGGATGCTGCATATCGGTGCATTCGGCCTTTTTGCGATGCTATCCGTCTTGTCCAATCCACGCTTTTTGAAACGGGCCAAGAAAGCATTTCAGCCGCAATTCCTTTTCCCCGAGGCCAAGCGGTGCGATCGACCGCAACAACAACCAATCACAAGGAGGTAAACTGAAACATGGCATCGATGGTAGAGAAATCCTGCAGTGATTTTATCGAAGTCCTGGCATCCAAGGCTCCCGTTCCAGGCGGAGGCGGAGCGGCCGCAATGGGCGGTGCTATCGGCATGGCGCTTTCCAACATGGTGGGTAACCTCACCCTCGGCAAGAAAAAGTACGCGGATGTGGAGCCTGAGGTCAAAGACCTGATCGAAAAAGGCAATGCAGTCATCGCCGAGTTGAAAAAGCTGGTGGATAAGGATGCGGAAGTGTTCGAACCGCTCTCCAAAGCCTACGGCCTTCCGAAAACGACGCCGGAAGAGATCAAATTCAAGGAAGAAACGATGGAGCAGTGCTCCAAGACGGCATGTTCCGTACCGATGGACATCATGCGCAAGGCTTATGAGGGCATCCGGATTCACCAGCGCATGGGCCAGATTGGCACCATGCTGGCGATTTCCGATGTGGGCTGCGGTGTGGCGTTCATGAAAGCCGCTCTGATCTCCGGGAAACTCAATGTCATCATCAACCTCAACACCATCAAAGATCAAGCTTTTGTCCAATCCACCAGGGCCGAAATGGATCGTCTGGTCGAGGACGGTTGCAAAATTGCGGATGAAACCCTGAATCTGGTGATTTCCAAACTGACGAAATAATAGGGGGGAACAGGTACAATGGCGGAAATTCTCAAAGCAAAACCGGTTGCAGATGCGATGAAGGCGGACATGATTCAGCGGGTGGAAGCGCTCAAAGGCAAAGGTATTACGCCCAAGCTTGGCATCATCCGTGTTGGCGCCCGGCCGGACGACCTGTTTTATGAAGGCGGGGCGAAAAAGACCTGCACGGGTGTCGGCATGGAATGCGAGGTGTTTGAATATCCGGAAACCATCGATCAGGCGGCTTTTGAACAGGCGGTGACTGAAATCGGCGCGCGCAAGGACGTCAACGGCATCCTGATGTTTTCACCGCTGCCCAAACATCTCAACGAGCGCAAAATCAGGACACTGATTCCGGTGGAAAAGGACGTGGATTGCCTCACCACCAGCGGCGCAGCCAAAGTGTTTACCGATGACGCTACCGGGTTCCCCCCCTGCACGCCCAGCGCATGCATGGAAATGCTGCATTTTTACAACATTCCGATCAAGGGGAAGAAATGTGTAGTCGTCGGGCGCTCTCTGGTTGTGGGTAAACCGCTGGCCATGCTGCTGCTGCGCGAACATGGCACGGTGACCATCTGTCATTCCCGGACGGAAAACCTCCCGGGCGTTTGCCAGGAT from Desulfatirhabdium butyrativorans DSM 18734 includes these protein-coding regions:
- a CDS encoding DUF1566 domain-containing protein, which gives rise to MKFRHAKMGLVLGLLPIAAVLFSCASKQAPAPEILNPPPIIPQYTKMDSYGYVLPDTTVNWILVRDNFTGLVWEVKRNRDGVKNYADPHDADNTYTWYDPAQDKTNGATGISTEGMDTKAFIDSLNASRLGGYGDWRLPTNEEFWTLSELGRNTLALNPAYFPTVVNSFYWTAETDSGNPVLAWGVSMGSGYGSFRHKGNPGYAMAVRGMIRKEWYEQFHPKTSK
- a CDS encoding MoaD/ThiS family protein, which produces MTKLIVEFLGLTTLSKAIGKSIVIELPEGSTVSDIFPWLTSRFGKKAASALLEPSGQVDDTIQVIVNDEGFLKRELWGGRLLRNGDTIKLMLLVGGG
- the argC gene encoding N-acetyl-gamma-glutamyl-phosphate reductase, which encodes MARVAVVGATGYAGAELIRILAGHPGVELRLITSRQYAGVPIDSVYPAFHKRVDLVCEAYDSDRVCREADVVFTALPHQLPMGIIPELIGNGKRVIDLSADFRFRDQARYETFYQPHTAPDLLAQAVYGLSEWNRELIRSARLIGNPGCYPTSILLPLLPLLKAGLIDSRGIIADSKSGVSGAGRSASIGSLYCEVAESFKAYKVGNHRHNPEIDEVLSLSVDENIHVTFIPHLLPMSRGMLSTIYVTVRPGVDEQAVRNCLEAAYRDCPFIRILGPKKQPDTRCVRGTNFCDIGCYLDEKHHRLVLTSVIDNLVKGASGQAIQNMNLMMGYPETMGLDAVAYPL
- a CDS encoding cyclodeaminase/cyclohydrolase family protein encodes the protein MASMVEKSCSDFIEVLASKAPVPGGGGAAAMGGAIGMALSNMVGNLTLGKKKYADVEPEVKDLIEKGNAVIAELKKLVDKDAEVFEPLSKAYGLPKTTPEEIKFKEETMEQCSKTACSVPMDIMRKAYEGIRIHQRMGQIGTMLAISDVGCGVAFMKAALISGKLNVIINLNTIKDQAFVQSTRAEMDRLVEDGCKIADETLNLVISKLTK
- a CDS encoding bifunctional 5,10-methylenetetrahydrofolate dehydrogenase/5,10-methenyltetrahydrofolate cyclohydrolase is translated as MAEILKAKPVADAMKADMIQRVEALKGKGITPKLGIIRVGARPDDLFYEGGAKKTCTGVGMECEVFEYPETIDQAAFEQAVTEIGARKDVNGILMFSPLPKHLNERKIRTLIPVEKDVDCLTTSGAAKVFTDDATGFPPCTPSACMEMLHFYNIPIKGKKCVVVGRSLVVGKPLAMLLLREHGTVTICHSRTENLPGVCQDGEIVIAAVGKAKMLKGNFFKAGQTVIDVGINPDPDNPGKYCGDVDFAQAEPIVNKISPVPGGVGSITTSVLCKHTIMACEMQNA